The sequence CACCTTATGACCCTGACTGGTACTTTGTTAGAGCTGGTGGGTCTCTTGTTCTTCCAAATGAACACATGCAATCTATCTGGTCCGATGCTCGTAAAAATGTATGATTCCCACCTTACATTGTTTTTTGCTTGTATCTTGATACCTTTCGTTGGTTGCAGCTTCTATGGCAAGAAAGATTTACTTGAGGGGAGGGCTTGGTGTAGGTGCCTTCCGTAGAATTTATGGGGGGAGCAAGAGGAATGGAAGTCGTCCACCTCATTTTGGCAAGAGTAGTGGCGCTATTGCCCGTCACATACTTCAACAATTGCAGAACATGAATATTGTGGACATTGACCCAAAGGGGTAAAGCTCTATATTCCTTAATATACCTTGTTATCAAACTATATGTTGTCCGCTGATCTTTGCTCCAACTTTAAAGTGCTTAGATAGATGTGTACTTGCCTTCTATTTTACACTCATGTAAAGTCCATCTCCATACGCATCCCTTCATTCTTACATTCTTTATGAGCCAACTATATGTTGTCCGCTGATCTTTGCTCCAACTTTAAAGTACTTAGATAGATGTGTACTTGCCTTCTATTTTACACTCCTGTAAAGTCCATCTCCATACGAATCCCTTCATCCTTACATtctttatgagccaacttttttctaatttatatattttaattgttttgtcACATCAGTGGAAGAAAAATCACTTCAAGTGGTCAAAGGGACCTTGACCAAGTGGCTGGGCGCATTGTGGTTGCCCCTTGATCAATCAAAGTTGCGGTCTGCTATAAAATATCAGTTTATTTTTGTAGTTTTAGATTTATGTTTAGCAATTTGGAGGAATATTAATGCAGCTACCAGAtcacattttaaattaaatgtttgGTTGCAACTCTCCTGAGTGTTTTTGAGACGAACATGATTGCTTGCCTTTTTATATATGACATGTTAATTTTGAGTTTACTCAGTGTTATACCATTGCCAATTTTTGCAATgaaattctttatttgatgCTTCTGTTAATTCCTTTAGGAAATTAAGGATgtgtaattatttattaaggaAACCATTGCACAAGCTGCTCATCTCCAATTTAGAACCCATCtttcatattcaaaatttgaaataatccTGAAACTGGTAATCAAGAGTaataaattttcatcaataagaggagattgaaataaaatatcaaactgGTAATCACTAGAAAATGTgttcatttaagaaaatagagaagtctgacataatttttcaaaactgagaaatagaaaaacatttttaaaattttcgtATACATCCatttaaaattgagaaataaaaaaattattttctaaatctctatacatttatttatatatgagtGCAGAAAATATGATTTGGATGGCATATAGCAGTgggttttcaattttttttttcaatgacttcagatttttttttttttaattttccaaattaagaaaaaaaagggaaattagaaaaaacttaaaaatgaaggaaaaagattaaaaatgaaaaagaataatccACAGCTAAACAATCCCTTAACTAAAATATCTATCGAGGAGGAAGATATTGTAACGAAATAAAACTCACACGTTTACAGAAGAAGAGGAGAACAAATCCTAAACTAacacaaattaataattgtaaaaagatttaaaaacaaaaccctaattcACATACCCAACCCTAACGCTTATTGTCAGTCTCCACCTACCCGCCTTTACGTAACTCTTTCCTCAACCTTTTCCATTAACATAACCACACATTGCTGCTAAATACTTGTTTCTTTCCATCTCTTGGACCCCGAATTTCAGGTTTCTtgctctcttcttttttctttctctgttTCTTTACACATATATATGCATGCTTAAGTTGTTCTAATTATTTTCACGCATTAATATTGTATCCTCGATCAAGTTGCAAAAAGCAGGCCTGTCATGGAAGACCGGATTACCCAGCTTCCTGATGTTATACTGTCTTCTATTCTATCAAATTTAACACTCAAAGATGTGATCAAGACTGGTGTATTGTCCAAAACATGGAAAAATCAGCATCGACGACTGATACGAGATTTGAATTTCGATATGCCAAACCTGTTCAAAAACAAATATGATAAGGACAAGTTTAGTCTACAAGATAATGAATTCTTTTTGGGTGTGAGGAATGAGTTTGCTAATCGAGTTAGTGAAGTTTTGCGTTACTTCAAAGGCTCAAGAGTACGCTGTTTTATAGTGTGCTTTTACATGAATTCTGAAGAATCTCAGCGTATGGATCACTGGATTAGTTCTGCAATAGCTTCTGGAGTAGAAGAAATTCAACTCCTCTTTTCAAGGAAACGATTTTTACTGTTTATGAGAGATGAGGACAGACTGTATGAATTTCCCTTCTCACTTTTCACACAATCTTGTTTAAAGCATTTGCACTTGGAGGATTGCATTTTCAGGCCACCTTCTGATTTTTCTGGATTTACTAAATTAGTCACACTGCGTTTGGAAGAAGTGACTCTTGGCCAAGATTTTATTGCTTCCCTCTTCAAGAGCTAACCTTCATCAAATGTTACTTCCCTCCATCTTCAATTCTAAGCATAGTCAGCCCATCCGTTCGTAAATTTTCATTGTTGGATCCCTGGAACCTTTTAAAGATTGAGATATCTGCTGCAAATCTCATATCTTTTGAGTATAAGCCTTCTGCTCTTGTAGACCTTACTTTTTTTCATGTTCCTCGTCttgcaaaattttatttctttatgtgGGAAGCAGAAAGATTGCCTCATCTTTTATCCCAATTAAAAGGGTTCCTAATTTAGAGATCCTATCTTGTGTTGTTTATACAGATCAGGTATGCAAAAATGACTGCTTTTcatgatttctttattttttagcagGTATATGCCTAATTAATTGTATAATCTTTAATGATTTTTCCTTGTATTTAGGCAAAGAAGTTGCCTGCTGCAGGCATATCAGGACTTAAAAATCTGAAGCAATTGagaattttctattttgatgagAAAAATTCTGAAGATTTAAAATGGCTATTGGATATTCTAAAAGCTTCCCCTCTTTTAGAAAGCCTTCATTTAACAGTAAGTTTATTCagctatctttttttttatatctctTATTATGTTTGTGTCTTTACacattaatatcatatttctcttttatattgtcacaatatttttcaaatcatATACTCTCTAACAtagcatataagaaaattaactttattcttattctttttcttttttattttatataatttcctcCTGTAATGCTTCCTAAAGCtcaaaaagagataaaaacacTTTTTGGATGTACACATAAAAATCTCAAACAAGTAGAGATGGGTGGATGTACCGGTAATTGGCATGAAATTGAGttgatattatttctattggAAAATGCAATTGCTCTTGAACGAATGATTATTCACTCCTCAATAAAGATTGATAGCGGAAATGGGAAAtggatttcttttaaatcagAATTCTCTAATCGGGTGGAACCGGGTCTTGATATTCTTCAGAAATCGCtcgaaaattatatttctcaaaatgTTGAACTTGTAGTTTTatgacttttatttattagttattcaGTTTCTCATTGTTACTATAACTTGTAGTTTTGTGactttcatttattaattattcagtTTCTCACTGTTGCATAGGATTTATAGTCACTATGCTATGATGTTCTTTTAAAGATTGAATgcattcttatttatatttagggaattttattattttgaactATAGTTTTTATGATTGAAATCAGACTTactttttcataaaattactCCATAATATTTGCCAAAAGCTGTTCAACTTCtaagttttattataattattgtattaaaaaagatctaattagttatttaatattgaacttttaacttcttttcaatttcattcatttttttaaaaatttcaaaactagatacatattctttttttttttttaaataattttcgACGAGATTTTACAGTGAGACTTCTGAGTCAAAAAATAGCAAGTAAGAAGCATAACGGTGCATTTCGGTTTACTTCTCTCTCACATAGGCTAAAAGGGCAATTTACTCCCATACTTGGACACGATAggcaatttataatttaacttattgGTCAAATTGCCCATGTACTTGATAGAATTAGACtatttactcattttttaatttaaaataaatgcgTGAAATTGCGAGTGAGTGAATTGATGTttactgaaatttttttattcaaaaagtaattttttttttaaaatggtgAGACATTGCACGAGTGTGAGTGAATTTTATTCTAACCTAACCACTCTTTTAGCTTACATTTctattcttttgtttctttagttAACAGAATCTCTAAAACAAAGTGACAAGTTGAgtaaatttgttttcttaaagcAAAAGTGGactaaaatttgattaaagcTTTTTAAAGCCTACCGTGTACAAAATTGGTTCCACTAAAAAATGGAAATCAAGTGCATtgtctttgtttttctttattttgttgtatttgttttataaaaaaaaaaaaaagttggaTTTGTTTTATAAGTCGATCATTAGCTGAAACAATAGAAAACCCATTTCTTTCTTCGAGATCGTGATGCTTAAGAAGAGGAGGAGCTCGAGAAATAGATTTTGTTAGGCTTTTCTAATTTGGAGATTTTAGATTTGTAGAGTTACGATTTATGTAATTTAGGTattgtttaaaaagaataataaaagagaagaaaaagtctgaataatgataatattttcttcttttttatttagttatatttttcttttatttttttaaatcttttaattataaataatgtgAACCCTTTAAGCCCTTTCACATACAAATCCATAGGATATGGCTGTCAACTTTTCgctccttttccttctcttcTCATTCTCACCACCGTCTACAACATCACGTGCCTACTCGCACCACCATCATTCTCCATTTTCAACCATTACTTTAGAATAACACATCTAGTTTATAAAATCAGCCGACAAATCGCCATTTATGCACTACTGAAGTTTTGGCTTatgctttttaattatagtttgGTTGAAATAAAGATTGTGTAAGGATTAGTAGGAACCGCTAGCCATTAgtcataaaatcaaatatgaGATCATTATACTCATGGGTTTGTGCTTCTGTCAATAAGACCCACCAGAAGATAATGAAATTATGGCTTTGTGCTTATGTCAATAAGACCCACCAGAAGATAATGAAATTATGGCTTTGTGCTTATGTCATTAAGACCCACCAGAAGATGATGAGATTATGGCTTGGGGTTACTTATACTATAAAAACTAAGAAGACTACAACTTGGGGTTTCTTAACTAGTAGGTGACGATTTTTAGATAATGTTTATTTTCAGGATTTAATTTATGAGtggaagatgatgatgatgatgatgatgaatggATGACTTATTCTATAGATAAGAGgaagaaaattttcaaaaacttttatataatgtttagttaaaatccataaaatttataaaaaaatttcttgaaatttaaaatttatatgctttaaatgaagtgaaaagtaatttaatattctcCACAATCAAATTTGTGTAGAATGCATTAtggttaattaaattctaaaaaaatatatagaattctCAAATGAATTCCACATTAGTAAATCGATAATATTCCATTATTTCTtcaacttttttatatattttctttttcgcTACCATTTTCCAAAAACCTTCTAAATTCCAAGAGACTCTACCGCctctaaattatttaatatttgcaCTAATCGACCAAAATTTCTTAGAACGCTTAGATTGTgattatttctaataattattgctataatatttatttttaattttaattatatatttattattattaactgTTGTAGCTTTTTTAGTAAttgttttatcttttagaattttatttctatataagtgttatttttatactattaCCGTGTGttgtctttttattaaattatattaaattactaaaagatTATATCAGTCAATCTTAACAACAATTATTCCGGATGATGATCCGGTACTCAAAAAGCTGTGTTCCTCCTGCAAAGTAGACGAAAGTTCCACAAGCCTTCGGGAAGGTCGAAGATCCTTCGATGATTGAGTTAGAACACGTAAAAGTTTATGAGGAAAAGATGATCCCTCAGGGTTACCTTCCCATCTCTATTTATAGGACTGCATGCGTGCTCTTCAAGTGTCTACAGGTAGAGCTGCTTTGGCAAAGTCCAAGGGGCGAATTAATGAAGTCGGGAGTGGGGAAGCAAGAAGGATGAGGAGGTCTGTCAGTTCCCGTTGCTGGACTTTAGGCTGAGAAGTAGAACCTATACCTCCAGTGCCAATTAACACAATGAACTTTTCTAACATCTTCACTACCATTCCAGAAAAGGTTCCTTTGGATTTCTGATATATTATAATGTTGttcaaaatgaaatttattagGTCCTATTGTGCCGGAAAGGGGTTTGTACTAAGGTGGCCCCTTATCACCTTAGTGTTCATCCTGTGTGCAGAAAGCCTCAGTGCTTTATATGAGGGGGAGGGCGAGCCTTATGGTTGTCAGTTTTGTAGATGGGCGTCttctatttcttatttatttattcttcgTCGATGATTGCAATCCGTTGTTTAAGCCATTTATGGAGAAGTTTCAATGATTAAAGATGCTCTCCACAAATATGAGATTGCCTCGAGTCAAGTGGtaaatttcaataaatccTCAATTTTGTTTAGTTCTAACGTGGATTATAATCAAAGTGGTGGGGTTAGTCAGTTGCTGCGAGTTACACGTACAACCAATCAAGGACATTACCTTTGGTTGGCTATAATAAagacatttttttcttatgttcaGGATCGAGTTTAGTAGCAATCACAAAACTGGAATAGTACAATATTGTCCGGAGGAGGAAAAGAAAGCAGTCGCC comes from Ricinus communis isolate WT05 ecotype wild-type chromosome 5, ASM1957865v1, whole genome shotgun sequence and encodes:
- the LOC8285049 gene encoding 40S ribosomal protein S19-3 produces the protein MATAKTVKDVSPHEFVKAYAAHLKRSGKIELPPWTDIVKTGTLKELAPYDPDWYFVRAASMARKIYLRGGLGVGAFRRIYGGSKRNGSRPPHFGKSSGAIARHILQQLQNMNIVDIDPKGGRKITSSGQRDLDQVAGRIVVAP
- the LOC107261797 gene encoding F-box/FBD/LRR-repeat protein At5g18770-like, giving the protein MEDRITQLPDVILSSILSNLTLKDVIKTGVLSKTWKNQHRRLIRDLNFDMPNLFKNKYDKDKFSLQDNEFFLGVRNEFANRVSEVLRYFKGSRVRCFIVCFYMNSEESQRMDHWISSAIASGVEEIQLLFSRKRFLLFMRDEDRLYEFPFSLFTQSCLKHLHLEDCIFRPPSDFSGFTKLVTLRLEEVTLGQDFIASLFKS